aaattacatataacaTTTATCAGATCTCGATTCACCTGTATAATATTTCAGCTTACTTGACTTATATCATTGAATCGACTTCTTTAAAACGTCTCGGTGAGGCAGCtttatcttaacactagaactatcggatgggtcaaaatgacccattcatgatttttttccagttattgaaaagataacgaatgcttctctgagagattactagagaaattgatttagtaatacataAGCTACAGTGCAAATCAATCGATGTCTCGATAGTTGCACCAtttagtttctacagagaaatttcgaaaagacaGTTTgactgtttggtagttctagtgttaacaataacggtgaaagaagaaattagaaattagtcgTTTTCATCCAGTTAGTAGCGCCAGTTTGAAATCGCAACGAGCTGTGTAATTAATCCACTTTTATTGCAGTCTTCAAATCTGAGCCACCTTTACCACCGAGCCCGGCCCAAGCCGTGCAGAGGGAAACGGAAACCACGGAGAATTTCTTCCAGTCAGTGAAAAAACTGGTCACGAACGTCGGTTACTTGTTGCTCCTGCTGAGTTACGGCATCAATGTCGGCATTTTCTATGCTATCAGCACGCACCTGAATCCTATCGTTCTTAAATATTTCCCGGTGAGCAATCCACTGATGATCATTAAAATTGAGGTCGTTAATTAAACTTTAACCGGTCCAGGATAACAAAATCGAAATTATCGTGCGTTAATCTTCGAACGTTTTCcttgttcctttctttttttttctttcttcttaatTCACGAATGATAACATATGTATATTCGCAATTGTCAGCTGTATAGAATCGATGATGGATAATGTTGAACAGATAATAACTCCACCATAGTCgatgatgaaataataatttcttgagTTTTTGTATTGATAATGGTCGATTCTTTACGTTATTATTTTAGTTGAGtcaatatttctatttgaaTTCTATTTGTTGCAGCATCATGAGATACACGCGGGGAGAATAGGTTTGACCATTGTTTGCGCTGGGATGCTGGGATCCGTTGTCTGCGGCATTGTTCTCGACAAAACGCACagatttaagtaaataaatctttaatcatttttaaatgatatctTTGACAATTCGAGACACATTTTGATAGTTTTTGCGAATAAGAAAATGTAATCATGGTCAGTAACAATTCTATGATACTATGATAGTTCAGAAAAATTTACTTCATTATCAACTTCAATtcttttactaatatttttccAAACATTTCCACAGAGAAACGACGCTCGGAGTTTACCTGCTCTCGTTCCTCGGCATGATCATCTTCACGTTCACCCTCAACACCAGTCAAATCTATGTAATCTATATAACAGCCGGTATATTGGGGTAAGTCTCTTTAACAATCAATTAGAAACTAAAACAAGTcttcgtttaaaatttattcatttttttatcaaCTTTGAAACTCTTGATTCTTCATCCTCCGATAAAAAAATCTTAGGATACTCACACTTTAGAGTAttcctaaaaattaaaaattcaaatcgtTTCCTTCTTCTGCCACGAAAAATTTAGTTACCgaagtattaattttcttatcatCTTGGAAACCCTTAACTCTTCATCCCCCGCTAAATCCTAGAATACGCGCCTTCCAGGATATTTCCaaaaatcgatataaaagtttaaatcgTTTCCTCCTTCCTCCacgaagaatttaattactgatatcttcgtAGATTCTTTATGACCGGATACCTGCCAGTGGGCTTCGAGTTCGCAGCAGAATTAACGTACCCGGAACCGGAAGGAACGTCGGCCGGCCTGCTGAACGCGGTCTGCCAAGTGTTTGGTATTGTCTTCACGATCCTTTACGATCAGTTCTTTAATTTATGGGGCGACTTCTGGGCGAACATTGCTCTTTGCGTCACTTTAGCCGTCGGATCGTTCCTGACGACCATCATACCGAACGATCTTCGGAGGCAGAATGCTAAATGCTAAACAGCACGAAAaatcgaaaggaaaaaagagatCGAAAAGTTGCCAGTCCTCTCCTCGATTCATCGGATCGAGCGTTTCGTGTTTGAATGAATCTTGAGGTAGAGAATACGAATTGTTGCTGAGATTCTAGATGTTTAAATGTtgagataaaattattttgtggaAAAGAATAGATAGGACCCTTTTAGACACTGTCGaggttattgttaatattattctgaTTCTCCTGTGTTACCTAATTTTTACTAGGAAATTAAAGAAATCTCGAATGAGTGATCAACTAAAATTATGTCGACGTACACGGAATTATTTAAGATAGCAAAACATATCTCAGACCATGTTTTGTCATAAAAGAGAGAAATAACAGAATGGTCCAAATATATGCCAGATCATTCCACGAGCAATGTCTTTTcccttttattttatacaatcaaCCAATCGATCATTTTTAGAGTATTCAAGCCAAGATTAATCAAGAGATAAAGTGTAATAACAAAGGACAATAATTAAATACGGCTAAAGTATAAGTTCCTTGCCTGATTCAAGATGAAccttaaaaacaatattactcAAAGAATGATCTGATTGATAATGAATCAGTAAATtcagaataataataacgataatacaGGAGGAAGCAGTGTGAATGTGGGTCATCGTTCCAGATCTGAGATTCTATTGAGTATTTCACAAGGAATCCATTGTCGATAACGTACCATTTCGAGTACAAGCTAGCATAGGATCAGAGACTTGGAACGTGCTCAGGTAGTCTTTCGTGTAGCtaatgaaaggaaaagaaacggtgatattgatgataataatattcttagcCCTTAAGCCCTGTTGAAACGATTTCGAGATGCTGTGCATCGACTCATCGTACGAAGATGAACTTAGATTAGAAACCTTCGCGCCAAGGCTGCCGTGAACCGATGCTTATAATAATTAGACTGCGAGCATTTATAGAAATTCAAGGTTTCAAGAAATATAATTAGAGAAACGGAACGCTATATGCACATTATGATACAGATACAGATCAcgatagaaaatattcttttttctacgaaatattcaaatatttatttattcttctataaaacattaaaatatttaaaagcgtAAAAAAAACACTGCACTTTAGGTATTTTATATATCTCTCTTTATAGTGCTCATTTCGTGCAACCTTACACCTTGAAATTTCCCATGAATGCATAAATATTCGCAGTTTGCCTGTAATCGGATATTTATAAGCAGGGTAGACGGAAGATTCGGATGTCCGAAGCTTATAGAGGCCTAGGCTGTTGGAAAAAAGATGGTGCTTCGCCATTCCTGTTTAATCGCGACGAGAATCGTCGGACGTACAAATGTTACCCTAAATATCACGAAGAATTCGAATGTTTACGGAATAGGGTTCGAAACGAACGTGAAAATCATACTTTCCACGGTGTATTTAATTTAGCCGGATACGTAGGAGGTAAGATAGCAATTTAAAAGACGAGCAACAAACGATGGAGTATCTGTGAAGTACAATAAATCGAAGAACTAAATGATCTCGGTGATCTACTGCGTGATGGAAGAACGTAACCACGAAAAACGAGTTTAACATTTCTTTGGAATCAGCGACGTACAGATAAGTACCGTCTGTTGCGAcaaacctggcactcgtgacgtcacagGGGCAGAAACAGTCGCttcgagaaatccaattgcaaGTCCGGAAACGGCTCTCCCCGCCCTTTGTCGCGCGACCCGATTAGTGTGCGTGAGCGCCTCAACGAATCGTATGCCAAAACCGAAAATTCGTGTGAGTAGGGCGTGcgtcttcgaatctgaccattcAGACGAGAGTTCCAGGTTCGCTGCAAACACATTGCACTGAATTCATGAATAGTATCCGTTAGAGCAACTCCTGTAATAAAGTACAGATTTTGATGCGTTTATAATAAACGCAGGTGCAAGAGACACATTTAAGTGCGAGGTATGAAATTCAACTGTACGCGACATTACTATGAAAAGTTGAGAACTATAagctatcaattaaaatcattaacgAAGGATGCATACCTCGCATGAAAATCTGCAATCTATTCGCGTTGAAAGAgaaattttatatgttaatattttatttttacatagtactTCGGAGATTCAAGATCTCGATGTATCATTCAGTTTCTTAAGGAAAGAGCTTTCAGAAGTTTGACAAATACTCAAGTGAGCAAAGGTTTAACGTTCTCCGCTCGGAATTTTAATGGACCACGTTTTTCTTAGGCCGGAGCAATTTTCGATAACTCGATGACCCAGAAACGGGTCGAATGATGCGAACGCTTCCATCCCCCAACACCGCAGGAATTTAATTTGCCGGTTGATCCGACcggattaataaaattcatctaCCGAGGCTGCGGGCATTCGATTATCGTGCCGCTCGACGACCAATTTGCGAGGGGGATTAATTCGATTTTTCGATAATTCCGCTTTCTAGATCACTGATAAATAATATCGTAGTTCCACTGACCAAGATTTAAATTTGCATTACTCCCTTGCCAACGAGCACGATCGTGTCGACAATAAGAACGACGTTTCTATGTCTCGCGTGAATATTcaatagaacctcgattatccgaaccaCTGACTCAGCGTTTTTCGTTCGGCTTACCATTCGACTATCTGAACCATGTGCTTGATCGTATGAATCAATTTGGTCTCGATTACCGCGGATAACCAAGGTTCCACTGTACTGTTCGATTACCCGAACCATTTGATAACACGAACCACTTTAGTCTCAGTTAGTTCGGATAAGCGAGGTTCTACCGTGTTAACAATTAATCGACGTATTCTTCTAATTGTTATCAACTTGAAATTTTAACGTAAATTATTCCGACGGCGCGGCATTCGTTAGGATTATATTGAAAAGTTATTTTTAGAGTGTCGTGTCGTCGTTGCATTccatagtttgatagagtttgcTGAGCAAAGTTTGAGATGAAAGATTGATTCTGATTGCTGGAACAGTTGAGAGAGGCGGTGAGAGGAATTCTGGGAATGTTAGTCAATTAATTGTTACGATGCGAAACGAATGCTCCCGTAATCGACGATGTTGAACAGTTGAGATGTTTACATGTTAATAGTAGCGtgtatagatatatgtatatattttcagaGGATCGAGTGTTGTACgatataatatatacacatagatataatatatttctgtaaaaGTATTGAGATTGATAGTCGGATGAATAGAGAGAGAAGTACAATTCGAAGAGTTACGATGATGATAGTTACCATACTTCGATGTAATACGAGAATACTGTGATGCCCGTTTCTGCTGGAATTGTACTGTAAAATAATCTATATCACTTCCCACGATTCAACAGCGATGCGACCTGACACATTAGATAAACGCGAGTTCCGTTGTTTCTAATCCACTTTACGAAAGACATATCtctgatttgaaatttgaaggatGTCTAAGAGAAATAATAGCGTTGACGTTGGTTTCTCCAATTATTAAGATTTCTGAACGCTCCCAGAGTCGACAAACGCGAGCGCAGATTATTTTACACGTTTGTAACTTTGCTGTATCAGCAACCTTTTGCGCCAAAGTATCGGCATAGTCCTAAGTATTTCGTCGATCGACGCATAATTTACAGCACAAACATTCACCTTGATTCGATTTCCGCCTCGTTCTTCGACGAGAATcaccttttttcatttttattttatttgcacaAGGAGGAAGGAAATCGGGATCTAAAGGATTCCACCGACAACGTGTATCCACCGGTCTTCCGCTCTTTTCAATTGCACATTTCcgaaaaacatttttatcttcATCAGTACCTAACCACCCCCCGCCCCGCCCCGATACCTGTTTTTTGTACATAAATTGTTGAGAGTGCGACGTATTTTTTGTTCTCTTGCGAACTATCGGCACAGGCCTACCACGTGCAGAGAATAAAAGTATCTGTGATTATTGACAATATATCCACGATTAAATTATCGTCTGAGTGTGTATGTTAATAAGAAGCTTCGAGGATTTGAAAATCGTATTGTTGTCTATGTAATGTTGTTAGTGTGTAGCttggaaatgaaaaaagaaataaaaagtattgctaaatatttaagaaacaatGCTGCCCATCCTTCAATTATCTTTCCgatgaaagaaaatgaagtttggatataaaaaatttcttttctaatctCCTCCATTTCTATTACTTATACTTTATAACAATTTACATGAGAAAACAGCCCATAAACTATGCAATAACATTCCATAAGAAGCATTTGTTACAACTGTTAAACAATTCGGGGCAACAAATTTATCGATAAATATATTAGATGACATCCAATGTAAATTTTGGTCACATGGAGGTCATGTGACTTCATTATCATTTC
Above is a genomic segment from Nomia melanderi isolate GNS246 chromosome 8, iyNomMela1, whole genome shotgun sequence containing:
- the LOC116426490 gene encoding choline/ethanolamine transporter flvcr2a isoform X3, translated to MTVVETKVYKRRWLILMIFVVYSASNAMQWIQYSIIVNIVTDYYKVSSFLVDMTSMIFMITYIPFIFPASYLLDKFGLRFAALLGAVMNALGAWIKVFSVSPDLFWLTFIGQTVVAVSQTFILSVPARLAAVWFGPDQVSSACSIGVFGNQLGIAIGFLFPPMLVPSSEDPAVMGRGLQVMFYIVATFTSVILVVIVIFFKSEPPLPPSPAQAVQRETETTENFFQSVKKLVTNVGYLLLLLSYGINVGIFYAISTHLNPIVLKYFPHHEIHAGRIGLTIVCAGMLGSVVCGIVLDKTHRFKETTLGVYLLSFLGMIIFTFTLNTSQIYVIYITAGILGFFMTGYLPVGFEFAAELTYPEPEGTSAGLLNAVCQVFGIVFTILYDQFFNLWGDFWANIALCVTLAVGSFLTTIIPNDLRRQNAKC
- the LOC116426490 gene encoding choline/ethanolamine transporter flvcr2a isoform X2, producing MEQGQEGKMAKSSADYAKAIESGVQSTQVVETKVYKRRWLILMIFVVYSASNAMQWIQYSIIVNIVTDYYKVSSFLVDMTSMIFMITYIPFIFPASYLLDKFGLRFAALLGAVMNALGAWIKVFSVSPDLFWLTFIGQTVVAVSQTFILSVPARLAAVWFGPDQVSSACSIGVFGNQLGIAIGFLFPPMLVPSSEDPAVMGRGLQVMFYIVATFTSVILVVIVIFFKSEPPLPPSPAQAVQRETETTENFFQSVKKLVTNVGYLLLLLSYGINVGIFYAISTHLNPIVLKYFPHHEIHAGRIGLTIVCAGMLGSVVCGIVLDKTHRFKETTLGVYLLSFLGMIIFTFTLNTSQIYVIYITAGILGFFMTGYLPVGFEFAAELTYPEPEGTSAGLLNAVCQVFGIVFTILYDQFFNLWGDFWANIALCVTLAVGSFLTTIIPNDLRRQNAKC